In a single window of the Streptomyces cinnabarinus genome:
- a CDS encoding nitrate reductase subunit alpha, producing MENDQNARRQATRAGEGWPLAARRLLTRSEVSADGRAVFGKGDPQWEGFYRDRWAHDKVVRSTHGVNCTGSCSWMVYVKDGIITWEHQATDYPSIGADCPEYEPRGCPRGASFSWYTYSPSRVRYPYVRGELLKLWREARKRLGDPVAAWAEITGDPAKARAYKRARGKGGLVRADWDEVSELVAAAQVHTVKKYGPDRVAGFSPIPAMSMASFAAGARYHSMIGGTLLSFYDWYADLPVASPQVFGDQTDVPEAADWWNAGYLIMWGSNIPVTRTPDAHFLTETRYNGTKIVAVSPDYADNVKHADEWLAPHPGTDGALAMAMGHVILREFLVDREVPYFQEYLRKFTDAPFLITLREHERGLTPDGFLTAADLGQDGEHAESKTVLLDSATGEPVVPNGSLGFRWAQEKGNWNLNLGEVVPELSLLERAEETAEVALPRFDEGATEGGSVLVRGVPVRRIGGRLVTTVFDLMLAQYGVHRPGLPGQWPTSYEDEAEPYTPAWQETITSVPAEQAARIAREFARNAERTNGRSMIALGAGTNHWFHSDTIYRAFLALLTMTGCQGVNGGGWAHYVGQEKVRPVTGQQHLSFAFDWQRPTRHMAGTSYWYLNSDQWRYEAFGPEELASPLGTGRFTGQGFADCLAQAVRLGWTPGHPGFNRNPLDLTDEAKARGKQVAEHIVDELKSGQLKFAVEDPDDPANFPRVLTVWRANLLGSSGKGNEYFLRHLLGTDAAVRSEETPPEHRPKDVAWREEAPEGKLDLMVCMDFRMTSTGLLADVVLPAATWYEKDDLSSTDMHPFVHAFTPAIAPPWQARTDYDTFLTLADRFSELAEEHLGTRTDVIAVPLLHDTPDELAQPGGVVRDWRTGECEPIPGKTMPKLAVVERDYTAIAQKMRAVGPLLDTLGTTTKGVTVHPDREIEDLRRRNGTVRDGIAAGRPSLATASDMCEAILALSGTTNGRLATEGFKELERQTGSEGLVELSAEREAERITFADTRTQPRSVITSYEWSGSETGGRRYSPFVINTEHMKPWHTLTGRQHFFVQHDWMAELGEQLPVYRPPLNTPRHYGDEELHEAGRAEVTVRYLTPHSKWSIHSNYQDNKYMLDLSRGGPTIWMSTVDAEKIGVKDNEWIEAYNRNGVVAARTVVTHRMPEGTVYMYHAQDRNVNVPKTEISGKRGGIHNSLTRLLLKPTHLAGGYAQFTYAFNYYGPTGNQRDEVTVIRRRSQQVEY from the coding sequence ATGGAGAACGATCAGAACGCACGGCGTCAGGCGACGCGGGCCGGCGAAGGCTGGCCGCTGGCCGCGCGCAGGCTCCTTACCCGCAGTGAGGTGTCCGCCGACGGCCGTGCCGTGTTCGGCAAGGGCGATCCGCAGTGGGAGGGCTTCTACCGGGACCGCTGGGCGCACGACAAGGTGGTGCGCTCCACCCATGGAGTCAACTGCACCGGTTCCTGCTCCTGGATGGTGTACGTCAAGGACGGCATCATCACCTGGGAGCACCAGGCGACCGACTACCCGTCGATCGGCGCGGACTGCCCGGAGTACGAGCCGCGCGGCTGCCCGCGCGGGGCCTCCTTCTCCTGGTACACCTACTCGCCCAGCCGGGTCCGCTACCCCTATGTCCGGGGCGAGCTGCTCAAGTTGTGGCGCGAGGCCCGCAAGCGGCTCGGTGACCCGGTCGCCGCCTGGGCCGAGATCACCGGCGACCCGGCCAAGGCCCGTGCGTACAAGCGGGCCCGCGGCAAGGGCGGGCTGGTGCGCGCCGACTGGGACGAGGTGAGCGAGCTGGTCGCCGCCGCCCAGGTGCACACCGTCAAGAAGTACGGCCCGGACCGCGTCGCCGGTTTCTCCCCGATCCCGGCGATGTCGATGGCGTCGTTCGCCGCCGGCGCCCGGTACCACTCGATGATCGGCGGCACGCTGCTGTCGTTCTACGACTGGTACGCGGACCTGCCGGTCGCCTCACCGCAGGTCTTCGGTGACCAGACCGACGTACCGGAGGCCGCGGACTGGTGGAACGCGGGCTACCTGATCATGTGGGGCTCCAACATCCCCGTGACCCGCACCCCGGACGCGCACTTCCTCACCGAGACCCGCTACAACGGCACCAAGATCGTCGCGGTCAGCCCCGACTACGCCGACAACGTCAAGCACGCCGACGAGTGGCTCGCCCCGCACCCCGGCACGGACGGGGCGCTGGCGATGGCGATGGGCCATGTGATCCTGCGCGAGTTCCTGGTCGACCGCGAGGTGCCGTACTTCCAGGAGTACCTGCGCAAGTTCACCGACGCCCCCTTCCTGATCACCCTGCGCGAGCACGAGCGCGGACTGACCCCGGACGGGTTCCTCACCGCGGCCGACCTGGGCCAGGACGGGGAACACGCCGAGTCCAAGACGGTCCTCCTCGACTCGGCCACCGGCGAACCGGTCGTGCCGAACGGCTCGCTCGGCTTCCGCTGGGCACAGGAGAAGGGCAACTGGAACCTGAACCTCGGTGAGGTCGTGCCCGAACTGAGCCTGCTGGAGCGGGCCGAGGAGACGGCCGAGGTCGCGCTGCCCCGCTTCGACGAGGGCGCCACGGAGGGCGGTTCGGTCCTGGTGCGCGGCGTGCCGGTGCGCCGGATCGGCGGCCGCCTGGTCACCACCGTCTTCGACCTGATGCTCGCCCAGTACGGCGTCCACCGCCCCGGCCTGCCGGGCCAGTGGCCCACGTCGTACGAGGACGAGGCCGAGCCCTACACCCCCGCCTGGCAGGAGACGATCACCTCGGTCCCGGCCGAGCAGGCCGCCCGCATCGCCCGCGAGTTCGCCCGCAACGCCGAGCGCACCAACGGCCGTTCCATGATCGCCCTCGGCGCGGGCACCAATCACTGGTTCCACTCGGACACGATCTACCGGGCCTTCCTGGCGCTGCTGACGATGACCGGCTGCCAGGGTGTCAACGGCGGCGGCTGGGCGCACTACGTCGGCCAGGAGAAGGTCCGCCCGGTCACCGGGCAGCAGCACCTGTCGTTCGCCTTCGACTGGCAGCGGCCCACCCGGCACATGGCGGGCACCTCCTACTGGTACCTGAACTCCGACCAGTGGCGCTACGAGGCGTTCGGGCCCGAGGAGCTGGCCTCCCCGCTCGGCACCGGGCGCTTCACGGGCCAGGGCTTCGCCGACTGCCTCGCGCAGGCGGTGCGGCTCGGCTGGACGCCCGGTCACCCCGGCTTCAACCGCAACCCGCTCGACCTCACCGACGAGGCGAAGGCCCGCGGCAAGCAGGTCGCCGAGCACATCGTCGACGAACTCAAGTCGGGGCAGCTGAAGTTCGCGGTCGAGGACCCCGACGACCCGGCGAACTTCCCCCGGGTCCTGACGGTGTGGCGCGCCAACCTGCTGGGCTCCTCCGGCAAGGGCAACGAGTACTTCCTGCGCCATCTGCTGGGCACCGACGCGGCGGTCCGCTCCGAGGAGACCCCGCCCGAGCACCGCCCGAAGGACGTGGCCTGGCGGGAGGAGGCACCCGAGGGCAAGCTCGACCTGATGGTCTGCATGGACTTCCGGATGACCTCCACCGGCCTGCTCGCCGACGTCGTCCTGCCGGCCGCGACCTGGTACGAGAAGGACGACCTGTCCAGCACGGACATGCACCCCTTCGTGCACGCCTTCACCCCAGCCATCGCCCCGCCCTGGCAGGCCCGCACCGACTACGACACCTTCCTGACCCTCGCCGACCGGTTCAGCGAACTGGCCGAGGAGCACCTCGGCACCCGCACCGACGTCATCGCCGTACCGCTGCTGCACGACACCCCCGACGAACTCGCCCAGCCCGGTGGCGTCGTCAGGGACTGGCGGACCGGCGAGTGCGAGCCGATCCCCGGCAAGACCATGCCGAAGCTGGCCGTCGTCGAGCGGGACTACACGGCGATCGCACAGAAGATGCGTGCCGTCGGCCCCCTCCTCGACACCCTGGGCACCACCACCAAGGGCGTCACGGTCCACCCGGACCGCGAGATCGAGGACCTGCGCCGCCGCAACGGCACCGTCCGCGACGGCATCGCGGCCGGCCGGCCCTCGCTGGCCACCGCGAGCGACATGTGCGAGGCGATCCTCGCCCTGTCCGGCACCACCAACGGACGCCTCGCCACCGAGGGCTTCAAGGAGCTGGAGCGCCAGACCGGCAGCGAGGGCCTGGTGGAACTCTCCGCCGAGCGCGAGGCCGAGCGCATCACCTTCGCCGACACCCGCACCCAGCCCCGCTCGGTGATCACCTCCTACGAGTGGTCGGGCTCGGAGACCGGCGGGCGCCGCTACTCGCCGTTCGTCATCAACACCGAGCACATGAAGCCCTGGCACACCCTCACCGGCCGCCAGCACTTCTTCGTCCAGCACGACTGGATGGCCGAACTCGGCGAGCAACTGCCCGTCTACCGGCCGCCGTTGAACACGCCCCGGCACTACGGCGACGAGGAGCTGCACGAGGCCGGCCGGGCCGAGGTGACGGTGCGCTATCTGACGCCGCACTCGAAGTGGTCGATCCACTCGAACTACCAGGACAACAAGTACATGCTCGACCTGTCCCGCGGCGGCCCGACCATCTGGATGTCCACCGTCGACGCCGAGAAGATCGGCGTGAAGGACAACGAGTGGATCGAGGCGTACAACCGCAACGGTGTCGTCGCCGCCCGCACGGTGGTCACGCACCGGATGCCCGAGGGCACGGTGTACATGTACCACGCCCAGGACCGCAACGTGAACGTGCCGAAGACCGAGATCAGCGGCAAGCGCGGCGGCATCCACAACTCCCTGACCCGGCTGCTGCTCAAGCCGACCCATCTCGCGGGCGGCTACGCCCAGTTCACCTACGCCTTCAACTACTACGGCCCGACCGGCAACCAGCGCGACGAGGTCACCGTCATCCGCCGCCGCAGCCAGCAAGTGGAGTACTGA
- a CDS encoding DUF2249 domain-containing protein, whose amino-acid sequence MSALTLASAPEDATALESAEAHHARLAGELAGRVRMLFTAKDRDPSAAEKIHAGLVAFCDRSLLPHAAAEEATLYPAAHRMREARLLIESLIGEHRCLTALVDALRTAPDPASAAADARALQVLFEEHVAKENGLVLPLLAMTPEVSLAALLEDMHQHFATYPSTEDIQEDRHHEEGHDMHDEGIEEPGGCGGVCACGAQQADEPALDVREVPHAIRHATVFGALDAVPAGTAMVLIAHHDPLPLLAQIEQRNPGVFAVEYLERGPEAWRLRFSHR is encoded by the coding sequence ATGAGCGCGCTCACCCTCGCTTCGGCCCCCGAGGACGCAACGGCCCTGGAAAGCGCCGAGGCACATCACGCCCGCCTGGCCGGGGAACTGGCCGGGCGGGTGAGGATGCTGTTCACCGCCAAGGACCGGGACCCGAGCGCCGCGGAGAAGATCCACGCCGGGCTGGTGGCCTTCTGCGACCGCTCGCTGCTGCCGCACGCCGCGGCCGAGGAAGCCACCCTCTACCCGGCCGCCCACCGCATGCGCGAGGCCCGCCTGCTGATCGAGAGCCTCATCGGCGAACACCGCTGCCTCACCGCACTCGTCGACGCCTTGCGCACCGCACCCGACCCGGCGTCCGCCGCGGCCGACGCCCGCGCCCTGCAAGTGCTCTTCGAGGAGCACGTGGCCAAGGAGAACGGCCTGGTCCTGCCGCTGCTCGCCATGACACCGGAGGTCTCCCTGGCGGCGCTGCTGGAGGACATGCACCAGCACTTCGCCACCTACCCGTCCACCGAGGACATCCAAGAAGACCGGCACCACGAGGAAGGACACGACATGCACGACGAGGGAATCGAGGAGCCTGGCGGTTGCGGCGGCGTGTGCGCCTGCGGCGCCCAGCAGGCGGACGAACCCGCACTGGACGTGCGGGAGGTGCCCCACGCCATCCGTCACGCCACGGTCTTCGGCGCGCTCGACGCCGTCCCGGCCGGCACCGCGATGGTGCTGATCGCCCACCACGACCCGCTGCCGCTGCTCGCGCAGATCGAGCAGCGCAATCCGGGGGTCTTCGCCGTGGAGTACCTCGAACGAGGCCCCGAAGCCTGGCGGCTGCGGTTCAGTCACCGCTGA
- a CDS encoding TIGR04053 family radical SAM/SPASM domain-containing protein, protein MNAPAQAIRRQRHDAGERPFIVIWESTRACPLACLHCRAEAVPLRDKRELDTAAAKDLLHQVAAFGQPAPLFVITGGDPFQRPDLNELIAYGKEAGVRVAVSPSGTPTLTEERLREMHAAGAVGLSLSLDGSTAETHDTFRGVPGVFRWTLDAWDAARSLGMKVQINTTVARHNLHDLPDIVRLVAEHGAMLWSAFFLVPTGRGKSLGVLSATEVEDVLNFVFDVGLTVPAKTTEAHHFRRVALQRQILAAKGEDHVAALGLGPLYRELTGRVAELGLDNAARRVRRPPLDVNAGRGFVFISHTGTVHPSGFLPLGAGSVRETPLTEIYRTSELFTALRDPDRLGGRCGACEFRKVCGGSRSRAYGVTGDPYAEEPWCGYVPGSFPHQRELAALLPGDAGSAQHRAGSAPHQADSAQHQGVA, encoded by the coding sequence ATGAACGCTCCCGCCCAGGCCATCCGCCGGCAGCGGCACGACGCGGGGGAGCGGCCCTTCATCGTCATCTGGGAGTCCACCCGGGCCTGCCCGCTGGCCTGTCTGCACTGCCGCGCCGAGGCCGTGCCCCTGCGCGACAAGCGCGAGTTGGACACCGCCGCGGCCAAGGACCTGCTGCACCAGGTGGCCGCCTTCGGACAGCCCGCGCCGCTCTTCGTCATCACCGGCGGCGACCCGTTCCAGCGCCCCGATCTGAACGAACTCATCGCCTACGGCAAGGAGGCCGGAGTCCGGGTCGCGGTGTCCCCGTCCGGTACCCCGACGCTCACCGAGGAGCGGCTGCGCGAGATGCACGCGGCCGGCGCGGTCGGGCTCTCGCTGAGCCTGGACGGGTCCACCGCCGAGACCCACGACACCTTCCGCGGGGTGCCCGGGGTGTTCCGCTGGACCCTGGACGCCTGGGACGCGGCCCGCTCCCTCGGCATGAAGGTGCAGATCAACACCACCGTCGCCCGGCACAATCTGCACGACCTCCCCGACATCGTCCGCCTGGTCGCCGAGCACGGGGCGATGCTGTGGAGCGCCTTCTTCCTGGTGCCCACGGGCCGGGGAAAGAGCCTCGGCGTGCTGTCCGCGACCGAGGTGGAGGATGTCCTCAACTTCGTCTTCGACGTGGGCCTGACCGTGCCCGCCAAGACCACCGAGGCGCACCACTTCCGCCGCGTCGCCCTGCAGCGCCAGATCCTCGCCGCCAAGGGCGAGGACCATGTGGCCGCTCTCGGACTCGGCCCGCTGTACCGGGAGTTGACCGGGCGAGTCGCCGAGCTGGGCCTGGACAACGCGGCCCGCCGGGTACGGCGCCCGCCCCTGGACGTCAACGCGGGCCGCGGTTTCGTCTTCATCTCGCACACCGGCACCGTGCACCCCAGCGGCTTCCTGCCGCTCGGCGCCGGAAGCGTGCGCGAGACACCGCTGACGGAGATCTACCGCACCTCGGAACTGTTCACCGCCCTGCGGGACCCCGACCGGCTGGGCGGCCGCTGCGGGGCGTGCGAGTTCCGCAAGGTCTGCGGCGGCTCCCGGTCCCGGGCGTACGGCGTCACCGGGGATCCGTACGCCGAGGAACCGTGGTGCGGATACGTCCCCGGATCCTTCCCGCACCAGCGGGAGTTGGCCGCGCTGCTGCCCGGCGACGCGGGTTCGGCACAGCACCGAGCGGGTTCCGCACCGCATCAAGCCGATTCGGCACAGCACCAAGGGGTGGCATGA